In Thermosphaera sp., a genomic segment contains:
- a CDS encoding NADH-quinone oxidoreductase subunit C — MSESSLILKKYMDLANVFNASVTVDGDTIHILAKPEYLPKIADKLFNEFKCVHRTCVATDERPLNGFFSLTHLFTDDSHGFYISLKTYLDGENPKAPSIISVVPAADWCEMEARDLVGVEFEGRESYRLVLPPGWPADAHPLRKDFQYDKRPNILPVGEKVSTNEEASTIPVGPYHPALHEPEYFELYVEGERIVDVKYRGFHVHRGIEKLGESRMTYQQVNFLAERICGICGFEHSTCYALAVEKAAKLDVPERAQYIRSIILEIERLHSHLLWLGVAFHLVGYDAGFMHMWRIREKIMYLSEYLTGSRKTYGINLVGGVRKDINEEKKSKVLETLSTLEKEFKEIVEVAVSVPQVKRRLTGTGVLPKEDAVKLAVEGPVARASGIDRDARRDLPYAAYKHVSFKVPVYTEGDNLARALVRIDEVFESISMIRQLLDQIPKGPIRLEEFEIPPGRIGVQVVEAPRGGDVHFVITGEGKPYRWRVRAPTYNNIPALRVMLRDQPMADAPLTIASIDPCFSCTDRVVVIGKDGVIKKLSLTGGVML, encoded by the coding sequence ATGTCTGAAAGTTCTCTCATACTGAAAAAATACATGGATCTAGCCAACGTTTTCAACGCCTCTGTAACAGTTGACGGAGATACTATTCACATCCTGGCGAAACCGGAATACCTCCCGAAAATAGCTGATAAATTATTCAACGAGTTTAAATGCGTGCATAGAACATGTGTTGCTACCGATGAAAGACCGTTAAACGGATTCTTCTCTCTTACACACTTATTCACCGATGACTCCCATGGGTTCTATATATCATTGAAAACATACCTCGATGGCGAAAACCCAAAGGCTCCCAGCATTATTAGCGTGGTCCCCGCCGCTGATTGGTGTGAAATGGAGGCACGAGACCTAGTCGGAGTTGAGTTCGAGGGACGGGAATCTTACCGCCTAGTACTCCCTCCCGGTTGGCCCGCCGACGCACATCCTTTAAGAAAGGATTTCCAGTACGATAAGCGTCCAAACATATTGCCAGTGGGAGAAAAGGTAAGCACGAACGAAGAGGCCTCAACTATCCCCGTGGGTCCTTATCATCCAGCACTTCATGAGCCGGAATACTTCGAGCTATATGTTGAAGGAGAGAGAATAGTTGATGTAAAGTATAGGGGCTTTCACGTTCACAGGGGAATAGAGAAGCTTGGAGAATCGAGGATGACGTATCAACAGGTCAACTTCTTGGCGGAGAGAATATGCGGGATATGCGGGTTCGAGCATAGCACCTGCTATGCTCTCGCCGTCGAGAAGGCGGCCAAGCTCGACGTACCGGAGAGAGCTCAGTACATCAGGAGCATTATACTGGAGATAGAGAGGCTCCACAGCCATTTGCTCTGGCTCGGCGTTGCATTCCACTTAGTGGGGTACGATGCTGGGTTTATGCACATGTGGAGGATACGGGAAAAGATAATGTATCTATCCGAATATCTGACCGGGAGCAGAAAGACCTATGGCATAAACCTGGTTGGGGGCGTTAGAAAAGACATTAATGAAGAGAAGAAGTCGAAAGTCTTGGAAACACTCAGCACTCTTGAAAAAGAGTTTAAAGAAATAGTTGAAGTCGCCGTGTCCGTTCCTCAAGTTAAGCGGAGACTAACTGGAACCGGTGTCCTGCCCAAGGAGGATGCTGTAAAACTAGCTGTTGAAGGACCTGTTGCAAGGGCTTCAGGCATAGATAGGGATGCTCGAAGGGACTTACCCTATGCCGCCTACAAGCACGTATCGTTCAAGGTACCAGTCTACACGGAGGGAGATAATTTAGCAAGAGCCCTTGTAAGGATTGACGAGGTCTTCGAGTCAATCTCGATGATTAGGCAACTACTGGATCAAATACCTAAGGGTCCCATACGTCTCGAAGAATTCGAGATCCCACCCGGGAGGATTGGGGTTCAAGTCGTTGAAGCCCCTAGAGGAGGAGATGTCCACTTCGTAATAACCGGTGAGGGAAAGCCCTACAGGTGGAGGGTTAGAGCCCCCACCTACAATAATATCCCAGCCTTGAGAGTGATGCTGAGGGATCAGCCCATGGCCGATGCCCCCTTAACCATCGCGAGTATTGACCCATGCTTCTCCTGCACCGAC
- a CDS encoding NADH-quinone oxidoreductase subunit H — protein MIEYVALAIMSITLLILPIMLDGWERKLKAIVQSRVGPPLTQTLYDLLKLLGKEVKPFPGSSLALYTIINTILLQATALVFLNYFIMIRADFTIFFTGVALFIVAQASNIITPLLVPNPFSQVGGYREVILSLINEFTMILSVGVISYIVNNVSLSFFGIVGLSSALITLLITSYVSTGRPPFDIAEAEVELASGVLVEFSGPLLATYVYSILMRRLLAKIIPISLIIGVLLNSNLLSSIVSILLLIIVWSLYALVSFTLGRSRIDIAPYSLLKLYIPLLTISITGLLIGAYYV, from the coding sequence ATGATAGAATACGTTGCACTCGCAATCATGTCGATTACCTTGCTAATCCTCCCGATCATGCTGGATGGGTGGGAGAGAAAGCTGAAAGCAATAGTGCAAAGCCGTGTAGGCCCGCCTCTAACGCAAACGCTGTACGATTTACTTAAACTACTTGGAAAAGAAGTGAAGCCCTTCCCAGGTTCATCTCTGGCGCTCTACACCATTATCAATACCATATTGCTTCAGGCAACGGCACTAGTATTTCTTAACTATTTTATAATGATTAGAGCGGATTTCACAATCTTCTTCACTGGTGTAGCCTTATTCATTGTCGCACAAGCCTCGAACATCATAACACCCCTTCTTGTTCCAAACCCCTTTTCCCAAGTCGGCGGATACAGGGAGGTTATATTGTCGTTGATCAATGAGTTCACAATGATTTTATCAGTGGGAGTCATATCGTACATCGTGAACAACGTATCATTAAGCTTCTTTGGGATAGTTGGATTGTCCTCAGCGTTGATCACCCTTTTGATCACCAGTTACGTTAGCACGGGACGGCCCCCCTTCGATATAGCTGAGGCGGAAGTAGAGCTTGCCTCAGGAGTACTGGTAGAGTTCAGCGGTCCTCTCCTAGCAACGTATGTCTACAGTATTTTAATGAGGCGATTACTCGCCAAAATCATTCCCATATCGCTCATCATAGGAGTACTGTTGAACTCTAATCTTCTCTCATCTATCGTTTCAATTCTCCTACTGATCATCGTTTGGAGCCTATACGCTCTTGTATCCTTCACTCTTGGAAGAAGTAGAATCGATATTGCCCCCTATAGTCTCCTAAAGCTTTATATTCCTCTGCTTACCATATCTATAACAGGGTTATTGATAGGTGCTTACTATGTCTGA
- a CDS encoding complex I subunit 5 family protein, giving the protein MLVKAYIGVVILLSALGALTVDTRPRLSKALRIIAFLTPSLVYLLGFLQLLWFQPYFMIMATIVAMGLTLHTEGYYRVIYGKVMYQQLVMDTMLSLIILLFAAETLLEVITLWIILEMVSVLLILMERGYENYPVVIKYLVFCATPGDISVLSIWVLLSQKLGLLDSLLIPLSQLPAGSVGTGLLESLILVIGFLTKLGQFPLHSWLPTAHYYSPSPGSSVISGLLLKMGAFSLLIVTTIFNLHPLIPYVIMVQGIVTSVYGYLMTTVQTDVKRVIVYSSLGHMGLVTILFALYGLTQNPLIQALIIVYVVYHGVAKSLGFVNISLMEQLANTHELYKLGYLGLVSPNALNIAFISFLNLAGLPPTPGFIVKFSLIFISLSLVLSGSLLTLPVLVIIGLSTVLTVIYTSKFIAAYTSSIKPPLKIPPENLNKPELVGDYFLAIFSIILSFILIPLLLPEFWSYLLLVITGFTAPLTIYICIRNLKRGREEEKSWLSGVEA; this is encoded by the coding sequence ATGCTGGTTAAAGCATACATTGGGGTCGTCATCTTACTCTCCGCACTCGGGGCATTAACCGTCGACACACGTCCCAGGCTCTCCAAAGCATTAAGGATTATAGCTTTTCTCACGCCGAGCCTGGTTTATCTCCTAGGCTTTCTACAACTCCTTTGGTTCCAACCATACTTTATGATCATGGCAACAATAGTAGCAATGGGATTAACCTTACACACTGAGGGATATTACAGAGTAATATATGGAAAGGTAATGTACCAGCAACTAGTGATGGATACAATGCTGTCCCTAATAATTCTATTATTCGCAGCTGAAACCCTGTTGGAAGTTATCACGCTCTGGATCATTCTTGAAATGGTCTCTGTTCTTCTCATTCTAATGGAGAGGGGTTATGAGAACTACCCTGTAGTTATTAAATACCTAGTGTTCTGTGCGACCCCTGGAGACATATCCGTGCTTTCAATATGGGTTCTTCTATCACAGAAGCTAGGGCTCTTAGATTCTCTACTCATCCCATTGAGCCAGCTCCCCGCAGGCAGTGTTGGCACTGGACTCCTCGAATCCCTAATATTAGTTATAGGTTTCTTGACGAAGCTAGGGCAGTTTCCACTCCACTCATGGCTACCGACAGCACACTACTATTCACCATCCCCCGGCTCCTCTGTTATAAGTGGGTTGCTTTTGAAAATGGGCGCGTTTTCACTTTTGATCGTAACCACGATATTCAACCTACATCCACTAATTCCATACGTAATTATGGTTCAGGGAATCGTGACATCCGTGTATGGTTACTTAATGACCACTGTCCAAACAGATGTTAAGAGAGTGATCGTTTACAGCTCTTTAGGCCACATGGGCCTGGTCACTATCCTGTTCGCGCTATACGGATTAACCCAGAATCCACTGATTCAAGCTTTAATAATAGTCTACGTAGTTTATCACGGAGTTGCTAAATCGCTCGGATTCGTGAACATTTCTTTAATGGAGCAGTTAGCCAATACTCATGAGCTTTACAAGCTAGGCTATCTCGGGCTTGTCTCGCCAAACGCTTTAAACATCGCTTTTATATCATTCCTCAACCTCGCGGGACTGCCACCGACACCCGGATTCATTGTTAAATTCTCCCTAATTTTCATCTCGCTCTCTCTCGTATTATCGGGTAGCCTTTTAACTCTCCCAGTACTAGTCATCATAGGATTGTCGACAGTCCTGACGGTGATTTACACGAGCAAGTTCATAGCAGCATACACGTCTTCAATAAAACCACCATTGAAGATCCCGCCTGAGAACTTGAATAAGCCAGAGCTAGTCGGAGACTACTTCCTAGCTATATTTTCGATAATCCTCTCGTTTATCCTGATACCCTTGCTATTACCTGAGTTCTGGAGCTACCTCTTACTGGTGATCACTGGTTTTACAGCTCCGTTAACCATATACATATGTATCAGGAATCTTAAAAGAGGAAGAGAGGAGGAGAAGAGCTGGTTGTCGGGGGTTGAAGCATGA